The following proteins are encoded in a genomic region of Leifsonia psychrotolerans:
- a CDS encoding cellulase family glycosylhydrolase, producing the protein MKLVRRPAVALSTMLALVVIQAIADPTGLLALVGWSGAGLSFAAGLWSFAPYLVFVPVLLVVVWWVAVRAAERFWTLTAGVLLAVLLAQAVTALVMTWDLAAAGYAAGFVVAKAVPAALIVAGVTRCLGGPAAAPTRAASHAAGSVWPPAVLFAALAPLLAGLWWSGAAYAPGIPTARPDRGILSVIIALVLVAATTALCLLWMRARVPGVVGGWLAGLIAGGLVGLVQAVIGSVIDGGFSGDIWPLIVAYTAVADGLAFGACVGWIVGLGTVATDRLRAGRAPQTPRLVAAFVVVLALGTTLLLPGPDAATAASGAAQNPPTGFLRAEKSVIVDGTGNQVLLRGVNVNQLVDFYQPTAGVPATRPLTETDFADMASYGFNVVRLNLSWSALEPERGTLDPAYLAQISDAVEWAKRNGIYTVFDMHQDGWWNGPTGQDSTCRPGTEPMWGYDGAPEWATITDGAPRCQFTGRDISPAGNRAFQNFYFNTDDIQTALAETWGVLAGTFRDEPMVAGFDLLNEPGFGESAPVTTSHQLGGFYATAIAQIRAAGAPQIVFVEPSIFWSGLGVDTGPTHDFTGDRNIVFSPHLYAESITMDRDLGIPPMVALERQFMLGQRVADEYGAPLWSGEYGYWGEDVDVLARLNRYANTEDAHRLGSAYWVWKQACGDPQNGIGPVGNALMMQDCETGGDAPPKTDLLRILSRAYPRSAPGRLTALEAHGASVRLEGITPASGCGLAVWIPGAAKPDVTSTGITKVEATAVDGGWTVTGCVAGPYTLSTAG; encoded by the coding sequence ATGAAATTGGTTCGACGTCCTGCCGTTGCCCTGTCGACCATGCTGGCCCTCGTCGTGATCCAGGCCATCGCAGACCCCACCGGGCTGCTCGCCCTCGTCGGCTGGTCGGGTGCCGGGCTGTCGTTCGCCGCGGGATTATGGTCGTTTGCGCCATATCTGGTGTTCGTGCCGGTGCTGCTCGTCGTGGTCTGGTGGGTCGCGGTTCGGGCGGCAGAACGCTTCTGGACGCTCACCGCCGGCGTGCTCCTCGCCGTTCTGCTGGCGCAAGCCGTGACAGCCCTCGTCATGACCTGGGATCTGGCCGCGGCCGGATACGCGGCCGGATTCGTGGTCGCCAAAGCGGTGCCGGCCGCGCTCATCGTCGCCGGTGTCACCCGCTGCCTGGGGGGCCCTGCGGCGGCCCCGACGAGAGCGGCTTCGCACGCAGCCGGCTCGGTCTGGCCGCCCGCAGTGCTTTTCGCTGCACTCGCCCCGCTGCTCGCGGGCCTCTGGTGGAGTGGCGCAGCGTACGCCCCCGGCATTCCGACGGCACGGCCGGACCGGGGCATCCTGTCGGTGATCATCGCCCTGGTTCTCGTTGCCGCAACAACAGCACTCTGCCTGCTCTGGATGCGTGCCCGCGTTCCCGGAGTTGTGGGCGGCTGGCTGGCCGGACTCATCGCCGGCGGCCTCGTCGGCCTGGTCCAAGCGGTCATCGGCTCGGTGATTGACGGCGGTTTCAGCGGGGACATCTGGCCCCTCATTGTTGCCTACACTGCGGTCGCCGACGGGCTCGCCTTCGGGGCCTGCGTCGGCTGGATCGTCGGCCTCGGTACCGTCGCCACCGACCGACTACGGGCCGGTCGGGCTCCCCAAACGCCGCGGCTCGTCGCCGCATTCGTCGTGGTGCTCGCCTTGGGCACGACCCTGCTCCTTCCCGGCCCGGATGCCGCCACCGCGGCATCCGGTGCGGCCCAGAACCCGCCGACCGGGTTTCTGCGGGCCGAGAAGTCGGTCATCGTCGATGGGACGGGCAATCAGGTGCTGCTGCGCGGGGTGAACGTCAACCAGCTCGTCGACTTCTACCAACCGACTGCCGGTGTGCCCGCGACCCGGCCGCTGACCGAGACGGATTTCGCCGACATGGCGTCCTACGGCTTCAACGTGGTGCGTCTGAACCTATCCTGGTCGGCACTCGAACCCGAGCGTGGCACCCTGGACCCGGCCTATCTGGCGCAGATCAGTGATGCGGTCGAGTGGGCGAAGCGCAATGGCATCTACACCGTGTTCGACATGCATCAGGATGGCTGGTGGAACGGCCCGACCGGACAGGACAGCACGTGCCGACCCGGTACCGAGCCGATGTGGGGCTACGACGGTGCGCCGGAGTGGGCGACGATCACGGACGGCGCCCCGCGCTGTCAATTCACCGGTCGCGACATTTCGCCGGCCGGCAACCGCGCGTTCCAGAACTTCTACTTCAACACCGATGACATCCAGACCGCGCTCGCCGAGACCTGGGGCGTACTCGCCGGCACGTTCCGTGACGAGCCGATGGTTGCCGGTTTTGATCTCTTGAACGAACCGGGATTCGGCGAGAGCGCACCCGTGACCACCTCACATCAGCTCGGTGGGTTTTACGCCACGGCGATCGCACAGATCCGTGCCGCCGGAGCTCCCCAGATCGTGTTCGTCGAACCGAGCATTTTCTGGTCGGGCCTCGGCGTCGACACCGGACCCACCCACGACTTCACCGGCGATCGCAACATCGTCTTCTCCCCGCATCTGTATGCCGAGTCGATCACCATGGATCGCGATCTCGGCATCCCCCCGATGGTTGCGCTGGAAAGACAATTCATGCTCGGCCAGCGCGTCGCCGATGAGTACGGAGCGCCGCTCTGGTCAGGGGAGTATGGCTATTGGGGCGAGGACGTCGACGTACTCGCCCGGCTGAACCGGTACGCAAACACCGAGGATGCCCACCGGCTCGGCAGCGCCTACTGGGTCTGGAAGCAGGCCTGCGGTGACCCACAGAACGGCATCGGCCCGGTCGGGAATGCGCTCATGATGCAGGACTGCGAAACCGGTGGTGACGCGCCGCCGAAGACCGACCTGCTGAGGATTCTGAGTCGGGCCTACCCCCGGTCGGCGCCCGGCCGGCTCACCGCGCTCGAAGCGCACGGCGCATCCGTCAGGCTTGAAGGCATCACCCCGGCGAGCGGATGCGGCCTGGCGGTGTGGATTCCCGGCGCAGCGAAACCGGATGTGACATCAACGGGCATCACGAAGGTCGAGGCCACGGCGGTGGACGGCGGCTGGACCGTGACCGGCTGCGTCGCCGGGCCCTACACGCTGTCGACCGCGGGGTAG
- a CDS encoding nucleoside 2-deoxyribosyltransferase: MATTPRIYLAGFDVFYPDAHERALTMKAMCQALGLEGVFPADVEIDPTGLTDAEFATAIFTRDVQLIDDCDIVAANLNAFRGVEPDSGTCFEMGYGYARGKALYAYTAGPSTIVERVRAFAGEVRTNAQGIPVDDDGLHIENFGSPVNLMLSIPSTVTHGTFEDCLQVIARDFRTLQS; this comes from the coding sequence ATGGCCACAACTCCAAGAATTTACCTTGCCGGATTCGACGTCTTCTACCCCGACGCCCACGAGCGTGCCCTCACGATGAAGGCCATGTGCCAAGCCCTGGGTCTCGAGGGCGTGTTCCCGGCCGATGTCGAGATCGACCCGACGGGGCTGACGGACGCCGAATTCGCGACCGCTATCTTCACTCGCGATGTCCAGCTCATCGACGACTGCGATATTGTCGCCGCCAACCTCAATGCGTTCCGGGGTGTCGAACCTGACTCGGGGACCTGCTTCGAAATGGGATACGGGTATGCCAGAGGCAAGGCCCTCTACGCCTACACTGCGGGACCCTCGACCATCGTGGAACGGGTCCGCGCTTTCGCTGGGGAGGTCCGAACGAACGCGCAGGGAATCCCGGTCGACGACGACGGCCTGCACATCGAGAACTTTGGCTCGCCCGTCAATCTCATGCTGTCGATTCCGTCCACGGTGACACACGGCACATTCGAGGACTGCCTACAGGTGATTGCCCGCGACTTCAGAACGCTGCAGAGCTAG
- a CDS encoding universal stress protein produces MSEKSHPLDVPKSGADLPARPPGAWIVVGVDGSESSIAAVRWGARLASALNVNLEVVAVWPYPAISPGSFYSSEVWPPENDADKILTDVIATVFGDDPPPSVRTITRPGPVAPALIKQSTGADMLIVGSRGRGGFVGLILGSVSATVAEHARCAVLVVHGDAAVTHAPEHTEET; encoded by the coding sequence ATGTCTGAGAAATCTCATCCCCTGGACGTGCCCAAATCCGGTGCCGACCTGCCTGCCCGCCCGCCCGGTGCGTGGATCGTGGTCGGTGTTGACGGATCGGAATCGTCGATTGCCGCCGTGCGGTGGGGTGCCCGCCTCGCCTCCGCCCTGAACGTGAACCTTGAGGTTGTGGCGGTCTGGCCGTATCCGGCGATAAGCCCCGGTTCCTTCTACTCGTCCGAGGTCTGGCCGCCCGAGAATGATGCCGACAAGATATTGACGGATGTGATCGCCACCGTCTTCGGAGACGATCCGCCGCCCTCCGTACGCACCATCACCCGCCCAGGCCCGGTCGCACCGGCGCTGATCAAGCAGAGCACGGGAGCAGACATGCTCATCGTGGGCAGTCGAGGGCGCGGCGGCTTCGTGGGTCTGATTCTCGGCTCGGTGAGCGCGACAGTCGCCGAACACGCGCGCTGTGCGGTACTCGTCGTTCATGGGGACGCCGCCGTGACTCATGCTCCCGAGCACACCGAGGAAACCTAG
- a CDS encoding response regulator: MSTTVRVFLVDDHEIVRRGVADLIGAATDIEVVGEAGTVAQARTRIRATRPDVVLLDVRLPDGNGIDICRDLHSSNPRIRCLILTAYDDDDAIYAAVIAGASGYIQKDVRSSSLVDSIRRVADGHTLIDSQYRDRVVERLRSPSLGDPRLATLSTRERAVLTLVADGLTNREIGERLSLAEKTVKNYVSGVLSKLGLQHRTQAAALHWESKIATQPPKAMR, from the coding sequence ATGAGTACCACCGTCCGGGTCTTCTTGGTTGACGACCACGAAATCGTCCGGCGCGGAGTCGCGGACTTGATCGGGGCGGCAACCGATATTGAGGTCGTCGGCGAAGCCGGAACCGTGGCGCAGGCACGGACCCGTATCCGCGCCACACGTCCGGATGTCGTGCTGTTGGACGTGCGGTTGCCCGACGGCAATGGAATCGACATCTGCCGGGACCTGCACTCGTCGAACCCCCGCATCCGCTGCCTCATTCTCACCGCGTACGACGATGACGACGCAATCTATGCGGCGGTGATCGCCGGCGCATCCGGCTATATCCAGAAGGATGTGCGGAGCAGCAGCCTGGTCGACAGCATTCGTCGCGTGGCGGACGGACACACTCTCATCGATTCGCAGTACAGAGATCGGGTCGTTGAGCGATTGCGCTCCCCGTCGTTGGGGGACCCGCGGCTCGCGACGTTAAGCACGCGGGAGCGTGCCGTGCTCACGCTGGTCGCGGATGGGCTCACAAATCGGGAAATTGGCGAGCGGCTCTCCCTGGCCGAGAAGACCGTCAAGAACTATGTGTCGGGCGTCCTCAGCAAACTCGGCCTGCAGCACCGAACCCAAGCCGCGGCGCTGCACTGGGAATCCAAAATCGCCACCCAACCGCCGAAAGCAATGCGCTAG
- a CDS encoding sensor histidine kinase, with amino-acid sequence MNDDETLIFPDAPRAELDRVLGELVDVAGGVLETQGRLRALLRANHAIVQHLELPIVLRRIVDVAVELVGADYGALGVIAPDGGFEQFISVGMSPRDAEAIGHRPEGHGLLGAVIDDPRPIRLSHLADDPRSAGVPDGHPAMDSFLGVPIRIRDTVFGSLYLTNSRSGTFSADDEQLIISLARTAGFAIDNARLFADSTRRQAWTTAASEITAALLASEDSMPLGLLAARVLELAEAEVVYLVLPTDDPAELIVDTARGVGEESMEGLRFPLAGSIAASVLEGHQPRLFGERAANDAVPGSPVRLGPTMVVPLLAASRVLGALVVSRASNSAPFVADDLELAADFAGRASVGMELANARVDRQRMLVLEDHSRIARDLHDHVIQQLFATGLDLHSTLGGLPPGPVATRIATAVGTLDSAIAHIRTAIYTLAHHYSDTGGTLRTRLVDVVDELRTALPHAPQLVFSGPVDLMVDGDLAYDVLAVVRESLANVVRHAHAQQVTVSISVAEGQVHVDVTDDGVGLTHPVNLSGLANLEARALTRAGRFSATSANGETRIHWNAPLSAATESESESESESESS; translated from the coding sequence ATGAATGACGATGAAACGCTAATTTTTCCTGACGCGCCGCGTGCCGAGCTGGATCGTGTCTTGGGGGAGCTCGTCGACGTTGCAGGTGGAGTTCTCGAGACGCAGGGCCGGTTGCGTGCGTTGCTGCGCGCGAACCATGCCATCGTGCAGCACCTTGAGCTGCCGATTGTGTTGCGCCGCATCGTCGACGTCGCCGTCGAGCTCGTCGGCGCAGACTATGGCGCGCTGGGGGTCATCGCGCCCGACGGTGGCTTCGAACAATTCATCTCTGTCGGGATGTCCCCCCGCGATGCCGAGGCGATCGGTCATCGTCCCGAGGGCCACGGGTTGCTGGGCGCTGTCATTGACGATCCGCGGCCGATTCGATTGTCTCACCTCGCCGACGACCCTCGTTCGGCGGGAGTCCCCGATGGGCATCCAGCGATGGACAGCTTTCTCGGCGTGCCCATTCGCATCCGTGACACGGTGTTCGGCTCTCTGTATCTCACCAATTCGCGATCGGGCACCTTCAGCGCCGATGACGAACAACTCATCATCTCGCTGGCCCGCACCGCAGGTTTCGCAATAGATAATGCCCGACTTTTCGCCGACTCCACACGACGCCAGGCCTGGACAACGGCGGCGTCCGAGATCACGGCGGCGCTGCTCGCCTCTGAAGACAGCATGCCCCTCGGCCTGCTTGCGGCGCGTGTATTAGAGCTGGCGGAAGCCGAGGTGGTCTACCTCGTACTCCCCACGGACGACCCGGCAGAGCTCATCGTCGACACCGCGCGCGGCGTGGGTGAAGAGTCGATGGAAGGTCTCCGTTTTCCGCTGGCGGGGTCGATCGCAGCGAGCGTCTTGGAGGGGCATCAGCCCCGACTGTTCGGTGAGAGGGCAGCGAATGACGCAGTCCCCGGTTCCCCCGTTCGCCTCGGGCCAACCATGGTTGTGCCGCTTCTCGCGGCGAGTCGGGTGTTGGGCGCCCTCGTCGTCTCACGCGCATCCAACAGTGCTCCGTTCGTCGCGGATGACCTGGAGCTCGCCGCCGACTTCGCGGGCCGCGCGAGCGTGGGCATGGAACTGGCGAACGCGAGGGTTGACCGTCAGCGGATGCTGGTGCTCGAAGACCACAGCCGCATCGCCAGAGATCTGCACGATCACGTCATCCAACAGCTTTTCGCCACGGGGCTCGACCTGCACAGCACCCTCGGCGGTCTGCCGCCTGGTCCGGTCGCGACACGCATCGCGACAGCCGTCGGCACTCTCGACTCAGCGATTGCGCACATTCGAACCGCGATCTACACACTGGCCCACCACTACAGCGACACGGGTGGAACACTGCGCACACGCCTTGTCGACGTGGTCGACGAGCTGAGAACGGCACTCCCGCACGCGCCACAGCTGGTCTTCTCAGGTCCAGTCGATCTCATGGTTGATGGCGATCTCGCATACGACGTGCTCGCCGTTGTTCGGGAGTCACTCGCCAACGTCGTCAGGCACGCGCATGCACAACAGGTCACCGTGTCGATCTCCGTCGCCGAGGGGCAGGTGCACGTCGACGTGACTGACGACGGAGTCGGGCTCACCCACCCGGTGAATCTGAGCGGACTGGCCAACCTCGAAGCTCGGGCGTTGACGCGCGCAGGGCGATTCTCCGCCACATCCGCCAACGGAGAAACTCGAATTCACTGGAATGCTCCGCTCAGCGCCGCAACCGAGTCGGAGTCGGAGTCGGAGTCGGAGTCGGAGTCGTCATGA
- a CDS encoding universal stress protein, whose translation MTKTIVIGIDGTEAGRAALRWALARAEVGNQAVVLLHVVDDEWGMIGTRLADELNQAARDMLDRSVAYARSLAPDLDVVGRLVRGSPVWELIEVSGDGGLTVVGTHKTGYIHGKVFGSRSLQLAAGARSPVAIIPQGWLADAHGVVVGVDGSAAGRVALRFAAAEARRTRQTLTLIRTWNAPKLPETLQELEQERDATLERDAGRLLEEAAQMAKHEHADLEVRTRVVHRPAAEALVDASSAAALLVVGRSRRPGTQQFILGSVAHDVLLNLAVPTIVVHPDDID comes from the coding sequence ATGACGAAGACGATTGTGATTGGAATTGACGGTACCGAGGCAGGTCGCGCAGCGTTGCGCTGGGCTCTGGCGCGAGCCGAAGTGGGCAACCAGGCCGTCGTTCTGCTGCATGTCGTTGATGATGAGTGGGGGATGATTGGCACGCGACTGGCAGATGAGCTCAACCAAGCCGCTCGCGACATGCTCGACAGGTCGGTCGCGTATGCCCGGTCGTTGGCACCCGATCTCGACGTCGTCGGCCGGCTTGTTCGAGGCAGCCCGGTGTGGGAGCTGATCGAGGTTTCCGGCGACGGTGGACTCACCGTCGTTGGTACGCACAAGACCGGGTACATTCATGGCAAAGTTTTCGGCTCACGCAGTCTGCAATTGGCGGCTGGAGCGCGCAGCCCGGTCGCCATCATTCCGCAGGGTTGGTTGGCGGATGCCCACGGCGTGGTCGTCGGAGTCGACGGTTCTGCGGCAGGCCGCGTTGCACTCAGATTCGCTGCTGCGGAGGCCCGACGCACACGCCAGACCCTGACGCTCATCCGGACATGGAACGCTCCGAAACTTCCCGAGACACTGCAGGAACTCGAGCAGGAACGAGATGCCACTCTCGAACGAGACGCAGGGAGATTGCTCGAGGAAGCCGCACAGATGGCGAAGCACGAACACGCAGACCTCGAAGTGAGAACTCGTGTCGTCCACCGTCCGGCAGCGGAGGCCCTTGTCGATGCCTCGAGCGCCGCAGCCCTGCTCGTCGTTGGACGTTCACGGCGACCCGGGACCCAGCAGTTCATCCTCGGGTCGGTCGCCCACGATGTGCTCCTGAACCTGGCTGTGCCGACAATCGTGGTTCACCCGGACGACATCGACTGA
- a CDS encoding pyridoxamine 5'-phosphate oxidase family protein, translating into MEHDEGPVHTLTEAECWDFLTANSLGRIATHVHDVVDIVPVNFYADGSSILFRTAPGSKLLELTINDNVAFEIDGYDDQMGWGVVVKGTAHALDKQSDIAAAEASPLHPWIPTLKQVYVRITPTHITGMRFERGPEPEPDPY; encoded by the coding sequence ATGGAACACGATGAAGGTCCCGTACACACCCTGACCGAAGCCGAGTGTTGGGATTTCCTCACCGCGAACTCACTCGGACGCATCGCCACACATGTTCACGATGTGGTGGATATTGTTCCGGTGAACTTTTATGCGGACGGCTCATCCATCCTCTTCCGCACGGCTCCGGGCAGCAAACTTCTCGAATTGACGATCAACGACAACGTCGCCTTCGAGATCGATGGCTATGACGACCAGATGGGCTGGGGTGTTGTCGTCAAGGGCACGGCCCACGCGCTCGACAAGCAGTCGGACATCGCGGCTGCAGAAGCCTCGCCGCTGCATCCCTGGATTCCGACGCTGAAACAGGTTTATGTGCGCATTACACCCACCCACATCACCGGGATGCGTTTCGAGCGCGGGCCAGAACCGGAGCCCGATCCGTACTAA
- a CDS encoding RimK/LysX family protein has protein sequence MSEPVYSSTIAGWREWVGLPGIGVPWIKAKFDTGARSSALHAFDIDEFVGAGESEGEVADWVRFRVRPWQHSELDVTVVECPVHDRRVVRSSSGHSEERIVVLLDIELFGRVVTAETTLSNRDQMGFRMLIGREALSQGFLVDSGASFLGGRAPKSVRRHNRGRG, from the coding sequence GTGAGTGAACCTGTCTATTCAAGCACCATCGCGGGCTGGCGTGAGTGGGTCGGCCTGCCCGGCATCGGCGTGCCGTGGATTAAAGCCAAATTCGACACCGGCGCCCGCAGCTCGGCGTTGCACGCGTTCGATATCGACGAGTTCGTCGGCGCGGGTGAATCGGAGGGCGAAGTCGCCGACTGGGTGCGTTTTCGGGTGCGTCCCTGGCAGCATTCCGAACTCGATGTGACAGTGGTCGAATGCCCCGTGCACGATCGCCGCGTCGTGCGTAGCTCCTCCGGGCATAGCGAGGAGCGCATCGTCGTGCTTCTCGACATCGAACTGTTCGGGCGCGTCGTCACCGCCGAAACGACATTGAGCAACCGCGACCAGATGGGCTTTCGGATGCTCATCGGTCGCGAGGCCTTGAGCCAGGGCTTTCTCGTCGACTCAGGCGCGTCATTTCTCGGTGGCCGGGCTCCCAAATCGGTGCGCCGCCACAATCGTGGGCGGGGCTGA
- the rimK gene encoding 30S ribosomal protein S6--L-glutamate ligase, producing MKLAILSRAPQAYSTQRLRAAALQRGHRVKVLNTLRFAIDLSGPEPDLQYRGRLLSDYDAILPRIGNSITYFGTAVVRQFEQMDVYTPNTANGITNARDKLRASQILSRHDIAMPATAFVHSRADVRLAIERVGGAPVVIKLLEGTQGIGVILAPEVKVAEAIIETLHSTKQNVLIQSFIKESRGRDIRALVVGDRVVAAMRRVASGDEFRSNVHRGGTVEPVELTPEYTRAAVRAAQIMGLRVAGVDMLEGNDGPLVMEVNSSPGLEGIERATGLDVAGAIIDYIADQVGFPEIDVRQRLSVSTGYGVAEIIVYGNADFVGKRLVDSGLGERDITVLTLHRGATVMPNPKADLLLEANDRLLCFGKLDEMRSMVPERRRRRARVRKLPSEPIPEG from the coding sequence ATGAAGCTCGCTATCCTCTCGCGCGCCCCACAGGCATATTCAACACAGAGGCTGCGGGCTGCCGCGCTTCAACGCGGTCACCGGGTGAAGGTGTTAAACACGCTGCGATTCGCAATCGACCTGTCGGGACCTGAGCCCGATCTGCAGTATCGCGGCCGACTACTCTCGGACTACGACGCGATTCTGCCGCGAATCGGCAACTCAATCACCTATTTCGGTACCGCCGTCGTGCGACAGTTTGAGCAGATGGACGTCTACACGCCCAACACTGCAAACGGCATCACGAATGCGCGCGACAAACTGCGCGCCAGCCAAATCTTGTCTCGGCACGACATCGCGATGCCCGCTACGGCCTTCGTGCACAGCAGAGCGGATGTTCGCCTGGCCATCGAGCGTGTCGGCGGAGCACCCGTGGTCATCAAATTGCTTGAGGGAACCCAGGGGATCGGTGTGATTCTCGCCCCCGAGGTGAAGGTCGCCGAGGCGATCATCGAGACGCTGCATTCGACCAAACAGAACGTCTTGATTCAGAGCTTCATCAAGGAGAGCCGCGGGCGCGACATCCGTGCCCTCGTCGTGGGAGACCGCGTGGTGGCTGCGATGCGCCGGGTCGCAAGTGGCGACGAGTTTCGATCGAATGTGCACCGCGGCGGCACCGTCGAGCCCGTCGAGCTGACGCCGGAGTACACCCGGGCCGCGGTACGCGCCGCACAGATCATGGGGCTGCGTGTCGCCGGTGTCGACATGCTCGAGGGCAACGACGGCCCGCTGGTGATGGAGGTCAACTCCTCACCGGGTCTCGAGGGAATCGAGCGGGCCACGGGGCTCGACGTGGCCGGGGCGATCATCGACTACATCGCCGATCAGGTGGGGTTCCCCGAGATTGACGTGCGCCAGCGACTCAGCGTTTCGACGGGATACGGCGTGGCCGAAATCATCGTCTATGGCAATGCCGATTTTGTGGGAAAGCGACTGGTGGACTCGGGGCTGGGCGAACGTGACATCACGGTTCTGACGTTGCACCGCGGCGCGACGGTCATGCCCAATCCCAAGGCGGATCTTCTGTTGGAGGCCAACGATCGACTGCTCTGCTTCGGCAAGCTCGATGAGATGCGTTCGATGGTGCCCGAGCGTCGGCGCCGTCGTGCGCGCGTGCGTAAGCTGCCCTCGGAGCCTATTCCCGAAGGCTGA
- a CDS encoding DHA2 family efflux MFS transporter permease subunit has protein sequence MVHVSSDIVGAGTKPQSGRRRWIGLGVLASALSMIVLDGTIVGVALPVLIDDLKLTLSDAQWINGIYSVVFAALLLTAGRLGDRLGRRRMLVVGILIFMVGSLLAALSGSAGALILARVVQGVGGALILPTTLSTVNATFRGRDRAVAFGIWGAIISGMAAFGPLIGGWLTTAFSWQWIFIVNLPLGAIILVGAFLTVTETRAVITSRGLDVDGLLLSAIGFGGLVFAMIEGRTLGWWAPTAEFTIFGWVWPVTAPLSPVPVAGFIGVVSIVLFVLWERHRGHNGRSAILDLKLFAVPTFTWGNLTALCVAIGEFGLLFVLPLFIVNAMGLTTLGAGLVLAAMGVGAFASGSMARHLSERMGAPNVVLLGLGIEVVGVTATALFLGANGAPWILALLLVVYGLGLGLASAQLTGTVLADIPAEQSGQGSATQSTVRQVGAALGTALIGAVLAAGLATSLPAHLDEVPGLQPAVAQQLAQTTELSAGGTIAQIRGEGKNSQLGESGPAVASALSDGLADASRASLFAATGFLALGFVFALRLRSKSRGRP, from the coding sequence ATGGTCCACGTATCGAGCGACATCGTCGGAGCGGGAACGAAGCCGCAGTCGGGTCGTCGCCGGTGGATCGGCTTGGGCGTACTGGCCTCCGCACTGTCGATGATCGTGCTTGACGGCACCATCGTCGGGGTCGCCCTGCCCGTTCTCATCGACGATCTGAAACTCACCCTCAGCGATGCGCAGTGGATCAACGGAATCTACTCGGTCGTGTTCGCCGCCCTGCTTCTGACTGCGGGTCGTCTGGGTGACCGGCTCGGCCGACGACGGATGTTGGTGGTCGGCATCCTCATCTTCATGGTCGGCAGCCTGCTGGCCGCGCTCTCCGGCAGTGCCGGCGCACTGATCCTGGCCCGAGTGGTCCAAGGCGTGGGCGGCGCGCTCATTCTGCCGACCACGCTGTCGACGGTGAACGCCACCTTCCGTGGCCGCGACCGGGCCGTCGCGTTCGGCATCTGGGGCGCCATCATTTCGGGCATGGCCGCGTTCGGACCTCTGATCGGCGGTTGGCTGACCACCGCGTTCAGTTGGCAGTGGATCTTCATCGTCAACCTGCCCCTCGGCGCGATCATCCTCGTTGGCGCCTTCCTCACTGTGACCGAAACGCGCGCCGTGATCACCTCGCGCGGGCTCGATGTGGATGGACTGCTGCTCAGCGCCATCGGCTTCGGCGGGCTCGTCTTTGCCATGATCGAGGGCCGCACGCTCGGGTGGTGGGCCCCGACCGCCGAGTTCACGATTTTCGGCTGGGTCTGGCCTGTGACCGCGCCGCTCTCCCCGGTGCCGGTGGCGGGTTTCATCGGCGTCGTGAGCATCGTGCTGTTCGTTCTGTGGGAACGGCACCGCGGTCACAACGGCCGGTCCGCCATTCTCGACCTCAAGCTGTTCGCCGTGCCGACCTTCACCTGGGGCAATCTGACGGCGCTCTGTGTAGCGATCGGGGAGTTCGGGTTGTTGTTCGTGCTGCCGTTGTTCATTGTGAACGCAATGGGGCTCACCACGCTGGGAGCCGGACTCGTGCTCGCTGCGATGGGGGTGGGTGCGTTCGCATCCGGTTCAATGGCCCGGCATCTCTCCGAGCGGATGGGGGCGCCCAACGTGGTGCTCCTCGGCCTCGGCATCGAGGTGGTCGGCGTGACAGCGACAGCACTGTTTCTCGGCGCAAACGGTGCACCGTGGATTCTCGCCCTGCTGTTGGTCGTCTACGGACTGGGTCTCGGGTTGGCCTCCGCTCAGTTGACGGGCACCGTGCTGGCCGACATCCCGGCCGAACAGTCCGGTCAGGGGTCGGCCACGCAGAGCACCGTTCGGCAGGTCGGGGCTGCGCTCGGCACGGCGCTCATCGGTGCGGTGCTCGCCGCGGGGCTGGCGACGTCGCTCCCTGCGCACCTCGATGAGGTTCCGGGACTGCAGCCGGCTGTAGCGCAGCAGCTCGCCCAGACGACCGAGCTTTCGGCCGGCGGCACGATCGCTCAGATTCGGGGTGAGGGCAAGAACTCTCAGCTCGGCGAATCGGGGCCGGCCGTCGCGTCCGCTCTCTCGGACGGTCTCGCGGATGCGTCCCGCGCGTCGCTCTTCGCGGCCACCGGTTTTCTCGCGCTCGGCTTCGTCTTTGCGCTGCGTTTGCGGTCGAAGTCGCGCGGGCGGCCCTGA